The following proteins come from a genomic window of Crassostrea angulata isolate pt1a10 chromosome 1, ASM2561291v2, whole genome shotgun sequence:
- the LOC128182365 gene encoding uncharacterized protein LOC128182365 isoform X2, whose translation MSSLTEQSCLTSSDFVYVSRDSSFQSTNEDCSAPKNFRNSLQENGNPDSALSNKEPTGSVVLDPRVLLEDGLKDSIGFGPPNEEERTDQVFNNFNGSGQESFAVIDQSQTSPENSPRSPVVNPLFSKVIGNIGSRLVNSSDSVSVGTLTRENQGQQPTGQIIESRESDIFRMSTTESSDSIIVLEDGDFQSYDQVSTRSETSNHNLANASQGESSNDRDFSLVSNDRNVISNTFQADGEMEKEQSLRLESFNGFESLLNTRDEQNPEEPENEWNQNSLERPSNSPGHQMKQHVPNLFSRDNAGSKSIDFNLPNNKLSLRKPDDLKSFEVPRNSLEWWPEEMKKAKSEPDSFSSYQMLPENVGASLETVCSESIDTSVKDIIPENNLKSGESTEKVFQEDIRPMPCQSSSAKVETSLSLQSFPVSRTSEEKESPHNNRKGTSLNVEQTKLMSSLGLSHDQEECKKTSLDAEQTEPLSSLFLDHQEEIKEEIKKTPLDNQKGMLENAPLVTSYGCVEHSELPPVNHQNTEKDSDLFGAGDDRSKEQVTDQWSFLVQEEEAQYCRTQSAIEQTLKKFVHENGSIGREDIENVSKLLTDVLMSKNIMRKEIKKNQKMGTDECFIESIDSPESETYVIKPIKFDGQIEATGGENGDFQQLQSSPTLSSTPQQYMHMEKVDLEGHSLEVDCTDTTQKKKAEELEGMTSGSEHSHTIPVSSIKLRLLSMLDGKTVLEEKYNVTLVEKFEDQAVDIKGSNESIQLAIKSIQNNEWLGGFSMRTTKLHPLILDLLCHDAVVQYLDQEILSGLGVRFCWLPNVENNYLIVYSDTEQNVTKVLTTILKTVELKCIPKPKDLTKLTQKMSDLTQKYHGRIVWSVMQDSVYIACCSNLNQDVNSCLQSFEVKAKPEETEKFVEIHEDVFSFLKKRKMFEIEKIGQRHCVGIEKGPGSTPGFVIIGTQENIQAAVGPILDLRDQVSTTKIAIKSPGAAELFRMNDYALVRYLERHHCCDIQTEDSEISFVQNGGNQATAAPKGRQDDLEFYAYRIKDQIDVHIFRGDTSEAEVDMLIEPADRLEKTPYGQSRFLYVEKLERKAARVVVPKWNTGSGKVKHELVDMLVDLFEDLQKYGHKSVALPMRSFKDWPHGRLTKAIIMGLQTHIEKYRKACCLKRVTLCDPETEICAQICQVCVDAMGDTIRKVFTQPRGKRRKGLTIKLVKGEIANQKREAIVNTTSLHLDLDSGKVSRSILRKAGPCIQDQLRNYHPKGITQGEVAVTRGFRLDCRFVYHGALDYWPSTHEPEVKKAHCLEMLEKFVKECLNQALQKDLKSIAFPALGCGTLNMPPVRVAQKMFQVFRQFEQDHPNSSLTEIDIVIIPTDMQIFKEFDKELRRYKKDKIRPVSREPTLYRQNSLPAQSVSDFNLPGRTEFTCEVNGITLTAALGDVTKQHGYDGLVRLFTSDNPFSTDASNDPLLRSMATGTTKASDPRTLSYSKNFVTPAADLPQKKIVHVHARQGGLTQAVLTALNTAEGEGDLKSLVIPARPTDPLCEDHRAFVSSVYQAVARHRHQTFCTGRVKKVKICVTEQKVFNRVLEELQSQSAQGETTLQSLGLDADQRLMTLRLTISTDDLDHVTAIIRNMETSPEKFVDYTMEAEREISDVPQDVYEAFLYFYQRDLQTEFNSVNITYDGRRSKIVLVGSCETLEQTQALLRQKLQELTERMHVDTIPLPNLENPVLQSIVSNVQPQCTDVLLFIPTTAEQCNGIHLIAMSSQDASRVKDLILKKISPEFKTSPQENMTSSLAQRQAPTPVDFRNDVSTFITDQDIQVFVYEENILQLPVACIVNAANEYLKHGSGVAFALLEAAGESFDEACKAHIRRNGLVKTGSCAATEAGDLPYAYVIHAVGPIWNSAKAEDCKTLLRSAVESSILKAAELGMNSVGLPAISSGIFGMPVDVCATQYAHAVISASAKMKGSSLREIHFIDMSHEVVVVMKQIFSSIFNASTSSIPEVSLSVGSSSLRPDMNPMGVSRLGFQKSSMTQRRNTDHQLYQLTNDFSVCVYSGNIVRSATNAIVCMEDKDIRHRDPCSKVIADFAGKEYETNIAKYRQQSLKPGDVLVVDAGRNFDETVEIYLAIGTDSAENEEEWVKTIDDCNAKILQKACDQQIYHMAMPLLGADANPSFLLTLTTNLVRRIIEFSTKRPPECKLSCIHIVNFRDESTLAIRKALKQYIPMNLERTGNGNIKRTTLKDSFFAENIGEVSMEAQQNGPAALVVDNGKLQGAEASQAPEQTTPKQRTTDNAADDGDHQCVICLESLDKEHKTLQKCKHKFCAPCIDRQFEHKPVCPTCGEMYGVVTGNQPKGTMKVETDNTSLPGYPKCNTLVITYEFPDGIQGEEHPNPGVPYRRERRVAFLPDCPQGQLAVKLLSVAFDRRLVFTIGYSRTTGRDNVITWNDIHHKTNIHGGPQRFAYPDPQYLERLMEELAAKGVTEKDLRSVEQEPELRDPTLE comes from the exons ATGTCTTCCCTGACGGAGCAGAGTTGTCTGACTTCTAGCGATTTTGTGTATGTCAGCAGAGATTCATCATTTCAGTCGACCAACGAAGATTGTTCAGCACCCAAAAATTTCAGAAATTCTCTCCAGGAAAATGGAAATCCTGACTCTGCATTATCCAACAAAGAGCCTACTGGTAGTGTTGTTTTAGATCCCAGGGTACTTCTTGAGGATGGACTTAAAGACAGCATTGGATTTGGTCCACCTAATGAAGAAGAAAGAACTGATCAGGTATTCAATAATTTCAATGGCAGTGGTCAGGAAAGCTTTGCAGTCATTGACCAGAGTCAAACATCACCAGAAAATTCTCCCAGGTCTCCAGTCGTGAATCCACTGTTCTCCAAAGTAATTGGAAACATAGGTAGTAGATTAGTTAATTCATCCGACTCTGTCTCTGTAGGTACATTAACTCGAGAGAACCAGGGTCAACAGCCAACAGGGCAGATTATTGAGTCGAGAGAAAGCGACATATTTAGAATGAGCACAACAGAGTCGAGTGATAGTATCATAGTACTAGAGGATGGAGATTTCCAAAGCTATGACCAGGTCTCTACAAGATCAGAAACATCAAATCACAATTTGGCAAATGCTTCCCAAGGAGAGTCCAGCAATGACAGAGATTTCTCCTTGGTTTCAAATGATAGAAATGTGATTTCCAATACATTTCAAGCAGATGGAGAAATGGAGAAAGAGCAATCTCTTCGACTTGAAAGTTTTAATGGATTTGAATCACTGCTAAATACTAGAGATGAACAAAATCCTGAAGAACCAGAAAATGAATGGAATCAAAATTCACTGGAAAGACCCTCCAATTCTCCAGGTCACCAGATGAAACAGCATGTACCAAATTTATTTAGCAGAGATAATGCTGGAAGCAAGTCTATTGATTTTAATCTGCCCAATAATAAGCTATCACTTCGGAAGCCTGATGACTTGAAGAGTTTTGAAGTACCGAGAAACTCCCTAGAATGGTGGCCAGAAGAAATGAAAAAAGCAAAGTCTGAGCCAGATTCCTTCAGCTCCTACCAAATGTTGCCTGAAAATGTTGGTGCCTCTTTAGAAACAGTCTGCAGTGAATCCATTGATACTTCAGTAAAGGACATTATTCCAGAAAACAATTTAAAGTCAGGGGAATCAACAGAAAAAGTTTTTCAAGAAGACATCAGACCGATGCCATGCCAGTCCTCATCAGCTAAAGTTGAAACATCATTGTCTCTGCAGTCTTTCCCAGTGTCAAGAACCTCTGAAGAAAAGGAAAGTCCTCACAATAACAGAAAAGGTACCAGTTTAAATGTAGAGCAAACAAAATTGATGAGTTCTCTTGGCCTTAGTCATGATCAAGAAGAGTGTAAGAAAACATCATTGGATGCAGAGCAAACAGAACCATTGAGTTCTCTCTTCCTCGACCATCAAGAAGAGATTAAAGAGGAGATTAAGAAAACACCATTAGACAACCAAAAGGGGATGCTAGAGAATGCACCACTAGTTACAAGTTACGGATGTGTAGAGCATTCGGAACTACCACCAGTGAACCATCAGAACACGGAGAAGGATTCTGATTTATTTGGAGCTGGAGATGACAGAAGTAAAGAACAAGTCACAGATCAATGGAGTTTCCTGGTCCAAGAGGAAGAGGCCCAGTATTGCAGAACACAATCAGCTATTGAACAGACTCTGAAGAAATTTGTCCATGAAAATGGTTCTATTGGTCGAGAGGATATAGAAAATGTTTCAAAGTTACTTACTGATGTTTTGATGAGTAAAAACATTATGAggaaagaaattaagaaaaatcagAAAATGGGCACAGATGAATGTTTCATTGAAAGCATTGATAGCCCAGAAAGTGAGACCTATGTTATCAAACCAATTAAATTTGATGGACAGATTGAAGCCACAGGTGGAGAAAATGGAGATTTCCAACAACTACAGAGTAGCCCAACACTGTCGTCAACTCCTCAGCAGTATATGCATATGGAAAAAGTGGACTTGGAAGGCCACTCATTGGAGGTAGATTGTACAGACACAACACAGAAGAAAAAGGCTGAAGAATTGGAGGGGATGACATCAGGATCAGAACACTCTCATACCATTCCAGTCTCGAGTATAAAGCTTAGACTATTATCCATGTTGGATGGAAAAACTGTTCTTGAAGAAAAGTACAATGTTACATTGGTAGAAAAATTTGAAGACCAGGCAGTAGATATAAAAGGCTCAAATGAAAGTATACAGTTGGCTATCAAATCGATTCAAAACAACGAATGGCTTGGGGGTTTTTCCATGAGGACTACAAAATTGCATCCTTTAATACTTGATCTTTTATGCCATGATGCAGTAGTGCAGTATCTGGATCAGGAAATACTTAGTGGACTTGGTGTTAGGTTTTGTTGGTTGCCAAATGTTGAGAATAACTACCTGATTGTGTATTCTGACACTGAGCAAAATGTAACTAAGGTGCTGACAACCATATTAAAAACTGTGGAACTAAAGTGCATTCCTAAACCCAAAGACTTGACAAAGTTAACACAGAAAATGAGTGATTTAACACAGAAGTACCATGGAAGAATTGTCTGGTCCGTAATGCAGGATTCTGTGTACATAGCATGCTGCAGTAATTTGAACCAGGATGTGAACAGCTGTTTGCAGTCATTTGAAGTCAAGGCTAAACCAGAAGAAACAGAAAAGTTTGTGGAAATTCATGAAGATGTGTTTTCCTTCCTGAAAAAGAGGAAGatgtttgaaattgaaaaaattggaCAGAGACATTGTGTGGGCATTGAAAAAGGCCCTGGATCTACTCCTGGATTTGTTATCATAGGAACACAAGAAAATATCCAAGCTGCTGTAGGTCCCATCTTGGATTTGAGGGACCAAGTTTCAACCACAAAAATTGCCATTAAGTCACCTGGAGCAGCAGAACTTTTTAGAATGAATGACTATGCTTTAGTGAGGTATTTGGAACGGCATCATTGTTGTGACATTCAGACGGAAGATTCTGAAATATCGTTTGTTCAGAATGGAGGAAACCAAGCCACGGCAGCTCCTAAAGGAAGGCAGGATGATTTGGAATTTTATGCTTACAGAATTAAAGATCAAATAGATGTTCATATATTTCGTGGTGACACCTCTGAGGCAGAAGTTGACATGTTGATTGAACCAGCAGATCGTTTGGAGAAAACTCCCTATG GACAAAGCAGATTTTTGTATGTAGAAAAACTTGAGAGAAAAGCAGCCAGGGTTGTTGTTCCTAAATGGAACACAGGGTCAGGAAAAGTGAAGCACGAACTGGTCGACATGTTGGTGGATCTATTTGAAGACCTACAGAAATATGGCCATAAATCTGTGGCCTTACCTATGAGAAGCTTCAAAGACTGGCCACATGGGAGGCTGACGAAAGCCATCATCATGGGACTTCAAACTCACATAGAAAAGTACAGAAAGGCCTGTTGTCTGAAG CGTGTGACCTTGTGTGACCCTGAGACAGAAATCTGTGCCCAGATCTGCCAAGTGTGTGTGGATGCCATGGGGGACACAATCCGAAAGGTGTTCACCCAGCCCCGGGGGAAGAGAAGAAAGGGACTGACCATTAAGCTGGTCAAGGGAGAGATAGCCAATCAGAAG AGAGAAGCTATTGTAAATACAACATCCTTGCACTTGGATTTGGACTCTGGCAAGGTCTCAAGATCCATTCTTAGAAAGGCAGGCCCATGCATTCAGGATCAGCTCCGCAACTATCATCCAAAGGGCATAACTCAGGGAGAGGTGGCGGTCACTAGAGGATTCAGATTGGACTGTCGGTTTGTGTATCACGGAGCGCTGGACTACTGGCCCAGTACACATGAACCAGAGGTCAAGAAGGCCCATTGTCTGGAG ATGCTggaaaaatttgttaaagagTGTCTAAATCAAGCACTTCAGAAAGACCTGAAAAGCATAGCATTTCCAGCCCTGGGCTGTGGAACCTTAAACATGCCCCCTGTCAGAGTGGCCCAGAAGATGTTCCAGGTCTTCCGACAGTTTGAGCAGGATCACCCCAACTCCTCGCTGACAGAGATTGACATTGTGATCATTCCTACTGATATGCAGATCTTCAAG GAGTTTGACAAAGAACTGAGGAGGTATAAGAAAGACAAGATTAGACCAGTCAGTAGAGAACCGACATTGTATAGACAGAACAGTCTCCCAGCTCAAAGTGTCTCAG ACTTTAATCTGCCTGGAAGAACAGAGTTTACCTGTGAGGTGAATGGAATAACGTTGACGGCTGCTCTCGGTGATGTCACCAAACAGCACGGATATGACGGGCTTGTGCGACTGTTTACCAGTGATAATCCATTTTCCACTG ATGCCAGTAATGATCCACTTCTTAGAAGTATGGCAACAGGGACTACAAAAGCAAGCG ACCCAAGGACCTTATCGTACAGTAAGAACTTTGTGACCCCTGCCGCTGACCTCCCACAGAAGAAGATTGTACATGTCCATGCCCGTCAGGGGGGCCTCACCCAGGCTGTCCTCACCGCTCTCAACACAGCGGAAGGGGAGGGGGACCTCAAGTCACTGGTCATCCCAGCCAGACCAACCG ACCCACTGTGTGAGGACCACCGGGCTTTTGTGTCCTCAGTCTACCAAGCCGTGGCCAGACACAGGCACCAGACATTCTGTACCGGCCGCGTAAAGAAGGTCAAAATCTGTGTCACAGAACAAAAGGTCTTCAATAGAGTCCTGGAGGAGCTACAGTCTCAGAGTGCACAAG GTGAAACAACCTTGCAGAGTTTAGGATTGGATGCTGACCAGCGATTAATGACCTTGAGATTGACAATTTCAACTGACGATCTGGATCATGTGACTGCTATCATCAGAAACATGGAGACTTCTCCTGAGAAGTTCGTAGATTACACAATGGAAGCAGAGAGAGAAATATCCGATGTACCTCAAGATGTATACGAGGCATTTCTCTACTTCTACCAGAGAGATTTGCAAACGGAATTTAATTCAGTGAATATAACTTATGATGGAAGGAGATCAAAGATAGTTTTGGTTGGGTCCTGTGAAACGCTTGAACAGACGCAGGCATTGCTAAGACAGAAGCTGCAGGAGTTGACAGAGAGGATGCATGTAGACACCATTCCTTTACCGAACCTGGAAAACCCAGTGTTACAGTCCATTGTCAGCAATGTTCAGCCACAGTGTACAGATGTCCTTCTATTTATCCCAACAACTGCTGAGCAGTGTAATGGCATTCATCTTATTGCTATGTCTTCACAGGATGCTTCCCGAGTAAAGGATTTGATTTTGAAGAAGATATCGCCAGAATTTAAGACCTCTCCTCAAGAGAATATGACTTCAAGTCTTGCACAAAGGCAGGCACCAACCCCAGTAGACTTTAGAAACGATGTGTCCACTTTTATTACAGACCAggatatacaagtttttgtttaTGAAGAGAACATTCTACAGCTCCCTGTAGCATGTATAGTTAATGCTGCAAATGAATATCTGAAGCATGGATCAGGGGTAGCATTTGCCCTACTGGAGGCAGCAGGAGAATCTTTTGATGAAGCATGCAAGGCACACATCAGGAGAAATGGTCTCGTAAAGACAGGGTCGTGTGCAGCCACAGAGGCTGGTGATTTACCGTACGCTTACGTCATTCATGCTGTAGGGCCCATATGGAACTCCGCTAAGGCTGAGGACTGTAAAACTCTTCTCCGCTCTGCTGTGGAGTCCAGCATACTAAAAGCCGCGGAACTAGGAATGAACTCTGTGGGACTCCCAGCAATAAGTTCTG GTATCTTTGGAATGCCAGTAGATGTCTGTGCCACTCAGTATGCCCATGCTGTGATATCAGCCAGTGCCAAAATGAAAGGATCTTCTTTACGGGAAATCCATTTTATTGACATGTCTCATGAAGTTGTGGTTGTTATGAAGCAAATATTCTCTAGCATTTTCAATGCATCAACAAGCTCAATTCCAGAGGTATCCCTCTCTGTTGGTTCATCGTCACTGAGACCTGATATGAATCCAATGGGAGTCTCCAGACTTGGATTCCAGAAATCCAGCATGACCCAGAGAAGGAATACAGATCATCAGCTATATCAGCTGACCAATGACTTTTCAGTGTGTGTGTACTCGGGAAATATCGTCCGGTCAGCAACTAATGCAATAGTCTGTATGGAAGATAAAGACATCAGACATAGAGATCCCTGCTCTAAAGTAATCGCCGACTTTGCTGGAAAGGAATATGAGACCAATATAGCGAAATATAGACAACAGAGCCTCAAACCTGGTGATGTTCTTGTGGTGGATGCTGGGAGGAATTTTGATGAAACTGTGGAAATATATCTGGCAATAGGTACAGATAGCGCTGAGAATGAAGAAGAATGGGTGAAGACCATAGATGACTGTAATGCCAAGATTTTACAGAAAGCTTGTGATCAACAAATCTACCACATGGCTATGCCTTTACTGGGTGCag atgcAAACCCCAGCTTCCTGCTAACTTTGACAACCAATTTAGTGAGGAGAATCATTGAGTTTTCAACTAAAAGACCCCCAGAATGTAAGCTTAGTTGCATTCACATTGTAAACTTTAGAGATGAATCCACTCTAGCTATCAGAAAAGCCTTGAAGCAGTATATACCAATGAATTTGGAGAGAACTGGAAATGGAAACATAAAAAGAACCACCCTTAAGGATTCCTTTTTTGCTGAAAATATTGGAGAAGTTTCAATGGAAGCACAACAAAATGGTCCAGCTGCTCTTGTGGTTGATAATGGAAAGTTGCAGGGTGCAGAGGCAAGCCAGGCACCAGAGCAGACGACACCAAAACAGAGGACAACTGACAATGCTGCAGATGACGGTGATCATCAGTGTGTTATCTGCTTGGAGTCACTGGATAAAGAACACAAAACTCTGCAGAAATGTAAGCACAAGTTCTGTGCTCCCTGCATAGACAGACAGTTCGAACACAAGCCTGTGTGCCCGACTTGTGGAGAAATGTATGGAGTTGTCACCGGAAACCAACCCAAGGGCACGATGAAAGTTGAAACAGATAACACAAGCCTTCCAGGGTATCCCAAGTGTAATACACTTGTGATAACTTATGAGTTTCCAGATGGCATTCAAGGG GAGGAGCACCCCAACCCAGGAGTTCCTTACCGTAGGGAGAGGAGGGTCGCCTTTTTACCAGACTGTCCCCAGGGTCAGCTGGCCGTAAAGCTGTTAAGTGTGGCCTTTGACCGACGCCTGGTGTTCACCATCGGTTACTCCCGCACCACTGGGCGGGACAATGTGATCACATGGAACGACATCCATCACAAAACTAACATTCATGGTGGACCTCAGCG GTTTGCTTACCCCGACCCCCAGTATCTGGAAAGGTTGATGGAGGAGCTCGCAGCAAAAGGGGTGACCGAGAAAGATCTCCGAAGTGTGGAACAGGAACCAGAACTCCGTGATCCTACACTTGAATGA